The nucleotide window ATTTCATCGACCCGGCGGGCGTGAGCAAGAAGCCGGTCTCCGACGGGGCGGTGCTCGAAACGCCCTCATCCGGTCCGGTCGCCGGCCAGCTCCAGGTGGCGGGCGGGCGCGGCACCCGGGTGCCGTCCGGCGGGGTGCCGAGCCCCAGCACGGCCGCCATCCTGAACTGGATCAACGCCGACGCCGCCCGCTCGCGGCACTGGAAGGGCGAGGCCCAGCGGGTCCGCGAGGCGGCCGCGGCTCAGAAGGCCGTCAACGAGAGCCGAACCCCGGAAGAGGTCGAGATCGCCCAACTGTCCCAGCTCCTGGCGTCCGACCTGGCGGGCACGGTCCCCAAGGACATGCCGGAAGTGTACAAGGATCTGTTGTTTA belongs to Gemmata obscuriglobus and includes:
- a CDS encoding flagellar motor protein MotB, with product MAKGGGSWKVAYADFVTAMMAFFLVMWIGAQDVKVRQSVANYFIDPAGVSKKPVSDGAVLETPSSGPVAGQLQVAGGRGTRVPSGGVPSPSTAAILNWINADAARSRHWKGEAQRVREAAAAQKAVNESRTPEEVEIAQLSQLLASDLAGTVPKDMPEVYKDLLFSAFKEVNWEQVAGTLLKD